The following DNA comes from Candidatus Kaelpia aquatica.
TAGCCAAAACAACTCTTTCATAATTCCCCCTTAATATTTGAAATAATAATAATTTTACCCCTATTTTTTAAGATAGAACGTCTGAGCTCTCTTAGAGCCCACAGATATAATGGATATTTCAGACTCTATAAGCTCTGATATCCTACCAATATATTTTACTGTATTGACAGGTAATTCGGATAGAGATCGAGCTGCGCTTGTATCCTCGCACCAACCTTCAACCTCTTCGTAAACAGGGATAGCCTCCTGCCAGAAATTAAAATCAGCAAGAGGGTATTGACACGTCTTACCGTTATATCTGTACCCAATACATATCTTTATCTTTTCCATGCTGTCTAAGACATCTAATTTTGTCAAAGCAATCTCATCTATTCCATTTATTTTGACTGCATAATGGACCATGCTAGCATCAAACCAGCCGCACCTTCTAGGCCTTCCAGTAGTAGCACCGAATTCATTGCCTTTAGACCTGATCTTTTCCATTAAATCATCCTCAAACTGAGATGGAAAAGGACCCTCTCCTACACGCGTAGTATAGGCCTTTGCAACCCCGACAACTCTGTCTATCTTGGTAGGACCAACACCGCTGCCTATACAAGCCCCGCCTGAAAGAGTCGAAGACGATGTAACAAAAGGGTAGGTGCCGAAGTCAATATCCAAAAAAGTTCCCTGAGCACCCTCAAAGAGCACGCTCTTACCAGACCTAAAAGCCTCATCAATATAGAGAGCACAGTCTCTTACAAACGGTGCTAATGTCTTTGCATAACCAAGATAATCCTGATAAATTTCATCCAGATCAAAATCTTGATAATTGAAGACTTTTGTCAAAATATTGTTTTTAATTTCAAGATTTATCTTTAATTTTTTACGCAGGGTACCCTCATTTAAAAGATCTATCATTCTGATGCCTAAACGATCAAACTTATCAACATAAGAAGGGCCTATCCCTTTACCAGTAGTACCTATCTTTAAATCACCAAGCTGATTCTCTTTAAGCTTATCCCAAACCCTATGATATGGGAAAACAACATGCGCCCTATCACTTATAATGAGATTTTCCGGTTCAACTTTATAACCTTTAGAGACTATTCCTTCCATCTCCTCTATTAAAACTTTGGGGTCTATAACCACTCCATTGCCTATAACGCAAACTTTATCCCGATGCAATATCCCTGAAGGAATAAGATGAAAGACATATTTATCATCTCCCACAACTACTGTATGACCAGC
Coding sequences within:
- a CDS encoding adenylosuccinate synthase; translation: MNKILIGTQWGDEGKGKIIDWLSEDVDLIVRYQGGNNAGHTVVVGDDKYVFHLIPSGILHRDKVCVIGNGVVIDPKVLIEEMEGIVSKGYKVEPENLIISDRAHVVFPYHRVWDKLKENQLGDLKIGTTGKGIGPSYVDKFDRLGIRMIDLLNEGTLRKKLKINLEIKNNILTKVFNYQDFDLDEIYQDYLGYAKTLAPFVRDCALYIDEAFRSGKSVLFEGAQGTFLDIDFGTYPFVTSSSTLSGGACIGSGVGPTKIDRVVGVAKAYTTRVGEGPFPSQFEDDLMEKIRSKGNEFGATTGRPRRCGWFDASMVHYAVKINGIDEIALTKLDVLDSMEKIKICIGYRYNGKTCQYPLADFNFWQEAIPVYEEVEGWCEDTSAARSLSELPVNTVKYIGRISELIESEISIISVGSKRAQTFYLKK